From a region of the Streptomyces sp. NBC_01454 genome:
- a CDS encoding hemolysin family protein — protein sequence MTGPVLLLAAALVLILANGFFVAAEFGLITVEKADAERAAADGDRRARTVVSALRELSFQLSGTQLGITITSLVVGMLAEPALAQLLAGPLLATGLPRGAVPGTAVVVGMLLASAVQMVIGELVPKNWAVSKPLPVARVVAGPQRAFSRFFRPVITLLNTVANRLVRALGVEPTDELASARTPGELVSLARHSARAGALEQDTADLFVRTLSLGDLTAENVMTPRVRVSALQASATAEDVVNLTRATGLSRFPVYRTRLDEVVGMVHLKDALAVPTHDRLRIPAGRIAVPPLLVPETLPVQPLLERLRSEQPIAVVVDEYGGTAGVVTLEDIIEELVGEVRDEHDRVDLPELGQAPPEEGRPAWDADGGCRVDTLRRIGLDAPEGPYETVAGLVAHILGRIPAPGDIAELDGWRLRVRLVSHHRAERIRIVRTATVTLPAAAEAPREPVTVGAEVAR from the coding sequence ATGACCGGCCCCGTGCTGCTGCTCGCCGCGGCCCTCGTCCTGATCCTGGCCAACGGTTTCTTCGTCGCCGCCGAGTTCGGACTCATCACCGTCGAGAAGGCGGACGCCGAACGCGCCGCGGCCGACGGTGACCGCCGCGCCCGCACCGTGGTCTCCGCCCTGCGGGAACTCTCCTTCCAGCTGTCCGGCACCCAACTGGGCATCACGATCACCTCTTTGGTGGTCGGTATGCTCGCCGAGCCCGCGCTGGCACAGCTGCTGGCCGGGCCGCTGCTCGCCACCGGCCTGCCCCGGGGCGCGGTTCCCGGCACCGCCGTGGTCGTCGGCATGCTGCTGGCGTCCGCCGTCCAGATGGTCATCGGCGAGCTGGTGCCCAAGAACTGGGCGGTCTCCAAGCCGCTGCCCGTCGCCCGGGTCGTCGCCGGCCCGCAGCGGGCCTTCTCCCGCTTCTTCCGCCCGGTGATCACCCTGCTGAACACCGTCGCCAACCGCCTGGTGCGCGCCCTCGGCGTGGAGCCGACCGACGAGCTGGCCTCCGCCCGTACCCCCGGCGAACTGGTCTCGCTCGCCCGCCACTCCGCCCGCGCGGGCGCGCTGGAGCAGGACACCGCGGATCTGTTCGTCCGGACCCTCTCGCTGGGCGATCTGACGGCCGAGAACGTCATGACCCCCCGCGTACGGGTGAGCGCCCTCCAGGCGTCCGCGACCGCCGAGGACGTGGTGAACCTCACCCGCGCCACCGGACTCTCCCGCTTCCCCGTCTACCGCACCCGCCTCGACGAGGTCGTCGGCATGGTGCACCTCAAGGACGCCCTGGCCGTCCCCACGCACGACCGGCTGCGCATACCGGCCGGACGGATCGCGGTGCCGCCGCTGCTGGTGCCCGAAACGCTCCCGGTGCAGCCGCTGCTGGAGCGGCTGCGCAGCGAACAGCCGATCGCGGTGGTCGTCGACGAGTACGGCGGCACGGCCGGCGTGGTCACCCTGGAGGACATCATCGAGGAGCTCGTCGGCGAGGTCCGTGACGAGCACGACCGCGTGGACCTGCCCGAACTCGGACAGGCCCCGCCGGAGGAGGGCCGCCCCGCCTGGGACGCCGACGGCGGCTGCCGGGTGGACACCCTGCGGCGGATCGGCCTGGACGCCCCGGAAGGACCGTACGAAACGGTGGCAGGACTGGTGGCGCACATACTCGGCCGGATCCCGGCCCCGGGCGACATCGCGGAACTCGACGGCTGGCGGCTGCGGGTGCGGCTGGTGTCGCACCACCGCGCCGAGCGGATAAGGATCGTGCGGACCGCGACCGTCACCCTGCCCGCCGCCGCCGAGGCGCCCCGTGAGCCCGTCACCGTCGGTGCGGAGGTGGCCCGATGA
- a CDS encoding hemolysin family protein, giving the protein MTLAQLFFALLLVLANGFFVGAEFALVSVRRSQIEPLATQGSTRARQVLHGLENLPQMMAAAQFGITVCSLTLGAVAEPTVAHLLEPLFEAVRLPAALVHPLGYVIALALVVFLHLVIGEMVPKNLAMAAPERTALWFSPGLVAFARLCRPVTALLGACARGVLRIFRVEPKDEVEAVFTSEQLTHLVEDSGQAGLLDPAEQEQLSDVLELGSRPVTDVLLDRAALVTVEPTVTPRQVEELTVRTGYSRFPVCAAGGAYMGYLHVKDVLDLEERDRAVPQRVWHPMTTLRAELPLDDALTAMRRAASHLAAVADATGRVLGLVALEDVLEMLVGEVRDPAHHRAPAARAGRRGAGERVTEPREEASLPAEDRALAG; this is encoded by the coding sequence ATGACGCTGGCCCAGCTGTTCTTCGCGCTCCTGCTCGTGCTCGCCAACGGCTTCTTCGTCGGCGCCGAGTTCGCGCTCGTCTCCGTACGCCGCAGCCAGATCGAACCCCTGGCGACCCAGGGCTCCACCCGCGCCCGGCAGGTGCTGCACGGCCTGGAGAACCTTCCGCAGATGATGGCCGCCGCCCAGTTCGGCATCACCGTCTGCTCCCTGACGCTCGGTGCGGTCGCCGAGCCGACCGTCGCCCATCTCCTGGAGCCGCTCTTCGAGGCGGTCCGCCTCCCGGCGGCGCTGGTCCACCCGCTCGGCTATGTCATCGCCCTGGCCCTGGTGGTCTTCCTCCACCTGGTCATCGGCGAGATGGTCCCCAAGAACCTGGCGATGGCGGCGCCCGAGCGGACCGCCCTGTGGTTCAGCCCGGGGCTCGTCGCCTTCGCCCGGCTGTGCCGCCCGGTCACCGCACTGCTCGGGGCCTGTGCCCGAGGGGTGCTGCGGATCTTCCGGGTGGAGCCGAAGGACGAGGTCGAGGCGGTCTTCACCAGCGAGCAGCTGACCCACCTCGTGGAGGACTCCGGCCAGGCGGGCCTGCTCGACCCGGCGGAGCAGGAACAGCTCTCCGATGTCCTGGAGCTCGGCAGCCGCCCCGTCACGGACGTCCTCCTCGACCGGGCGGCCCTGGTGACCGTCGAACCGACCGTGACCCCGCGCCAGGTGGAGGAACTGACCGTACGGACCGGCTACTCCCGCTTCCCGGTGTGTGCGGCCGGCGGCGCGTACATGGGCTATCTGCACGTCAAGGACGTCCTCGACCTGGAGGAACGGGACCGCGCGGTGCCCCAGCGGGTCTGGCATCCGATGACCACCCTGCGCGCCGAGCTGCCGCTGGACGACGCGTTGACCGCGATGCGCCGGGCCGCCTCCCATCTGGCGGCGGTCGCCGATGCGACCGGCCGGGTGCTCGGACTGGTCGCGCTGGAGGATGTCCTGGAGATGCTGGTCGGCGAGGTCCGCGACCCGGCCCACCACCGGGCCCCGGCCGCCCGGGCCGGCCGGCGGGGCGCGGGGGAGCGGGTCACCGAACCCCGTGAGGAGGCGTCGCTGCCGGCGGAGGACCGGGCGCTGGCGGGCTGA
- a CDS encoding AAA family ATPase — MDVGTQGSPAPAELAWLRAVDAYTVGAYPQAEEEFRAAVRIDPTMADAWLGLHALRADTSIALLRMHRHRDRFGEMRARHRRTLNSWYWLGWWVQPVLETGRDLLLAHASHWLDGRHVAELDQALAGCPPVDTDPQVRFLHACRAYLVKDWDQLVRHTEPLLGDPVLGIEAGLFGGMARVRLEMYGQAEPLLSAALMRCRSEQPQRKELRYWLARAHEGTGRSAAALPLYRAVHRVDPAFMDTAARLAAIAAGDGLDEGSDLATVPASGLGQEAGGDPDPMAPLDPADGRELLVSGEADAPDAGVGGAPAEGGAAARAKASAPVPRGAERLPAGPADPVLLEKALAELERMVGMEPVKRQVRALSAQLRMARLRASQGLPVQPPKRHFVFSGPSGTGKTTVARILGRVFYALGLLGGDHLVEAQRSDLVGEFLGQTAVKANELIDSALGGVLFVDEAYSLSNSGYSKGDAYGDEALQVLLKRAEDNRDRLVVILAGYPEGMDRLLAANPGLSSRFTSRVDFPSYRPPELTAIGEVLAAENGDHWDEEARDELCSISGHVVDQGWIDELGNGRFLRTLYEKSCAYRDLRLSQWRGAPSRDDLATLRLPDLMQAYGEVLSGRGPESPRRPEF; from the coding sequence ATGGACGTCGGCACTCAGGGTTCGCCCGCCCCGGCCGAGCTGGCATGGCTGCGGGCGGTCGATGCCTACACCGTGGGCGCGTATCCGCAGGCGGAGGAGGAGTTCCGGGCCGCGGTACGGATCGATCCGACGATGGCCGACGCCTGGCTCGGGCTGCACGCACTGCGCGCCGACACCTCCATCGCCCTGCTGCGGATGCACCGGCACCGCGACCGCTTCGGCGAGATGCGCGCCCGCCACCGGCGCACTCTCAACTCCTGGTACTGGCTGGGCTGGTGGGTGCAGCCGGTGCTGGAGACCGGCCGCGATCTGCTGCTCGCGCACGCCTCCCACTGGCTCGACGGCCGGCATGTCGCGGAGCTCGACCAGGCCCTGGCCGGCTGCCCGCCCGTGGACACCGACCCCCAAGTGCGCTTTCTGCACGCCTGCCGCGCCTATCTCGTCAAGGACTGGGACCAGCTCGTACGGCACACCGAGCCGCTGCTCGGCGACCCGGTGCTGGGCATCGAGGCGGGGCTGTTCGGCGGGATGGCCCGGGTGCGGCTGGAGATGTACGGACAGGCCGAGCCGCTGCTGTCCGCCGCGCTGATGCGCTGCCGCAGCGAGCAGCCGCAGCGCAAGGAGCTGCGGTACTGGCTCGCCCGCGCCCATGAGGGCACCGGCCGCAGCGCCGCGGCGCTCCCCCTCTACCGTGCGGTGCACCGCGTCGACCCGGCGTTCATGGACACCGCGGCACGGCTCGCCGCCATCGCCGCGGGGGACGGGCTGGACGAGGGCTCCGACCTCGCGACGGTCCCCGCGTCCGGCCTGGGCCAGGAGGCCGGCGGCGATCCGGATCCGATGGCCCCGCTCGATCCCGCCGACGGCCGTGAGCTGCTGGTGAGCGGGGAGGCGGACGCACCGGACGCCGGGGTGGGCGGCGCGCCGGCCGAGGGCGGGGCCGCGGCCCGGGCCAAGGCCTCGGCGCCGGTGCCGCGCGGCGCCGAGCGGCTGCCCGCCGGGCCCGCCGACCCGGTGCTGCTGGAGAAGGCGCTGGCGGAGCTGGAGCGGATGGTCGGCATGGAGCCGGTCAAGCGGCAGGTGCGGGCGCTGTCGGCGCAACTGCGGATGGCGCGGCTGCGGGCGAGCCAGGGGCTGCCGGTCCAGCCGCCGAAACGGCACTTCGTCTTCTCCGGCCCGTCCGGCACGGGCAAGACGACCGTGGCCCGGATACTCGGGCGGGTCTTCTACGCCTTGGGGCTGCTGGGCGGCGACCATCTCGTGGAGGCCCAACGGTCCGATCTCGTCGGCGAGTTCCTCGGCCAGACCGCCGTCAAGGCCAATGAGCTGATCGACTCGGCGCTGGGCGGGGTGCTGTTCGTCGACGAGGCGTACAGCCTGTCCAACTCCGGCTACAGCAAGGGCGACGCCTACGGCGACGAGGCGCTGCAGGTGCTGCTCAAGCGCGCCGAGGACAACCGCGACCGGCTCGTCGTCATCCTGGCGGGCTATCCGGAGGGCATGGACCGGCTGCTGGCCGCCAACCCCGGGCTGTCCTCCCGTTTCACCAGCCGGGTCGACTTCCCCAGCTACCGGCCGCCGGAGCTGACCGCCATCGGCGAGGTGCTGGCCGCCGAGAACGGCGACCACTGGGACGAGGAGGCCCGCGACGAGCTGTGCAGCATCAGCGGCCATGTCGTCGACCAGGGCTGGATCGACGAGCTGGGCAACGGCCGCTTCCTGCGCACCCTGTACGAGAAGAGCTGCGCCTATCGCGATCTGCGGCTGTCCCAGTGGCGCGGCGCCCCGAGCCGCGACGACCTCGCCACCCTGCGGCTGCCGGATCTGATGCAGGCGTACGGGGAGGTGCTCTCGGGCCGCGGCCCGGAGTCGCCGCGGCGGCCGGAGTTCTGA
- a CDS encoding uridine kinase family protein: MDHDLASLATRLHALPPSCGPVRLIAVDGHAGSGKTTFAADLAEALGGAPVVHTDDLATHEELFAWSDRFGAQVLDPLSRGETARYGVYDWVRGEFTGQRELAPAPLVLVEGVGTGRRALRPYLACLLWMELASEHSWERGQLRDGPGLSTFWSGWIPSERAHFTADPSRPYADFLVHQGEMGYEVLVGPSAAP; this comes from the coding sequence ATGGATCATGATCTGGCTTCGCTCGCCACCCGGCTGCACGCCCTGCCGCCGTCCTGCGGGCCGGTGCGGCTGATCGCGGTGGACGGGCACGCGGGGTCGGGCAAGACCACGTTCGCCGCGGATCTGGCCGAGGCGCTGGGCGGGGCACCCGTGGTGCACACCGACGACCTCGCCACCCATGAGGAGCTGTTCGCCTGGAGCGACCGCTTCGGTGCGCAGGTCCTGGATCCGCTCTCGCGGGGCGAAACGGCACGCTACGGGGTCTACGACTGGGTGCGCGGGGAGTTCACCGGGCAGCGGGAGCTGGCACCCGCGCCGCTGGTGCTGGTCGAAGGGGTGGGCACGGGCCGGCGGGCGCTGCGGCCGTATCTGGCGTGTCTGCTGTGGATGGAACTGGCGAGCGAACACTCCTGGGAAAGGGGTCAACTCCGGGACGGGCCGGGCCTCTCCACGTTCTGGAGTGGCTGGATTCCATCGGAGCGCGCGCACTTCACAGCGGACCCCTCCCGTCCGTATGCGGATTTCCTGGTGCATCAGGGGGAGATGGGGTACGAGGTGCTTGTGGGACCGTCCGCGGCGCCATGA
- a CDS encoding peptidase C39 family protein → MTSSAPRRTVLAAALAAAAGAATPSAQAADASRASAAGTSAAPTAPDAAAPRSKSLVDYHAWTTAADWARGHARGTGLMHGARPGIRLVHPAGTVDYKDPHTGRSAAWEYATWTSPVHTLTVPATEAVASWNAHTPPGTWIAVELRGGYSDGGRTPWYVMGRWTSGDSDADIRRTSLDGQKDGRSSISTDTFAIDTPASGLRLASYELRVTLYRKPGTRLTPTVWRLGAMGSDLPDRFEVPASAPGRVGRELVVPRYSQEIHKGQYPEYDNGGEAWCSPTSSQMIIEFWGRRPSRQQLSWVNPDYADPQVCHAARYTFDYQYEGCGNWPFNAAYAATYRDLQSVVTRLTSLTDAERLIHAGIPVITSQSFLKTELDGAGYGTAGHLMTVIGFTKNGDVIANDPASPDDAAVRRVYKRHQFETIWLRTKRKDANGQVKSGSGGVCYLYFPDRPTVAQRRVLAELGIR, encoded by the coding sequence ATGACCAGCTCCGCGCCCCGGCGCACCGTTCTGGCCGCCGCGCTCGCCGCCGCGGCGGGTGCCGCCACCCCCTCGGCGCAGGCCGCCGACGCCTCCCGGGCGTCCGCCGCGGGCACGTCCGCCGCGCCCACCGCCCCGGACGCCGCCGCGCCCCGATCGAAGAGCCTCGTGGACTATCACGCCTGGACCACCGCAGCCGACTGGGCCAGGGGCCACGCCCGGGGCACCGGCCTCATGCACGGCGCCCGCCCCGGCATCCGCCTCGTGCACCCGGCCGGCACCGTCGACTACAAGGACCCGCACACCGGCAGGTCCGCCGCCTGGGAGTACGCCACCTGGACTTCCCCGGTGCACACCCTCACGGTCCCGGCCACCGAAGCCGTCGCCTCCTGGAACGCGCACACCCCGCCCGGCACGTGGATCGCCGTCGAGCTGCGCGGCGGCTACAGCGACGGCGGCCGCACCCCCTGGTACGTCATGGGCCGCTGGACCTCCGGCGACAGCGACGCCGACATCCGGCGCACCTCGCTCGACGGCCAGAAGGACGGCCGCAGCAGCATCTCCACCGACACCTTCGCCATCGACACCCCCGCGAGCGGCCTCCGGCTGGCCTCGTACGAACTCCGCGTCACCCTGTACCGCAAGCCCGGCACCCGGCTCACCCCCACCGTCTGGCGGCTGGGCGCGATGGGCTCGGACCTCCCCGACCGCTTCGAGGTGCCGGCCTCCGCGCCCGGCCGGGTCGGCCGCGAGCTGGTGGTCCCGCGCTATTCGCAGGAGATCCACAAGGGCCAGTACCCGGAGTACGACAACGGTGGCGAGGCCTGGTGCAGCCCCACCTCCTCCCAGATGATCATCGAATTCTGGGGCCGCCGGCCGAGCCGGCAGCAGCTGTCCTGGGTCAACCCCGACTACGCCGACCCCCAGGTCTGTCACGCCGCCCGCTACACCTTCGACTACCAGTACGAGGGCTGCGGCAACTGGCCCTTCAACGCCGCCTACGCCGCCACCTACCGCGACCTCCAGTCCGTGGTCACCCGCCTCACCTCCCTCACGGACGCCGAACGCCTCATCCACGCGGGCATCCCCGTCATCACCTCCCAGTCCTTCCTGAAGACCGAACTCGACGGAGCGGGCTACGGCACCGCCGGCCACCTGATGACCGTCATCGGCTTCACCAAGAACGGCGACGTCATCGCCAACGACCCGGCCTCACCCGACGACGCGGCGGTCCGGCGCGTCTACAAGCGCCACCAGTTCGAAACCATCTGGCTGAGGACCAAGCGCAAGGACGCAAACGGCCAGGTCAAGAGCGGTTCGGGAGGGGTTTGTTACCTCTACTTCCCGGACCGCCCGACTGTGGCTCAGCGCCGGGTGCTTGCGGAGCTGGGAATCCGCTGA
- a CDS encoding alpha/beta hydrolase: MKTSVSGKRHGVMLVNPGGPGLKGLAMPVTMQDKMPKEIREQYDLIGFDPRGVGQSSPLTCGLTTAEQNSTRPYKPETFSRDVTWARTVAEKCRAKNGDKLPYFTTRNSARDIDVIRAVLGEGKISYLGYSYGTYLGAVYAQMFPARTDRFVLDSAVDPARVWRGMGQGWAEGTEPAFTRWTRWTAQRHGTYQLGDTPAEVKKTFWGLIARADRSPIAYEGAKRSGDDIRADLRTKFFTPKAAAETVAALKKSAGSEPASRGAATPDPQAGNDNLDASSWSVLCGDTAAWPRDPEQYRRDAIRDKTKYPIYGDFGSNITPCAFWNKPAEPVTTLDNSVGLLTVQNQWDPQTPLAGGLSMHRALKGSRMVYVEGGEGHGVYAMHSRPCSDNAVNAYLSTGRLPAKDTTCKAPGGP; encoded by the coding sequence ATGAAGACGAGTGTCTCCGGCAAGCGGCACGGCGTGATGCTCGTCAACCCCGGTGGTCCGGGGTTGAAGGGCCTGGCCATGCCGGTCACGATGCAGGACAAGATGCCCAAGGAGATCCGCGAGCAGTACGACCTGATCGGGTTCGACCCCCGCGGCGTGGGCCAAAGCAGCCCGCTCACGTGCGGTCTGACGACCGCGGAGCAGAACTCCACACGTCCGTACAAGCCTGAGACGTTCAGCCGTGATGTGACCTGGGCCCGGACCGTCGCCGAGAAATGCCGCGCCAAGAACGGTGACAAGCTTCCGTACTTCACTACCCGCAACTCTGCCCGCGACATTGATGTCATCCGCGCCGTGCTGGGGGAAGGGAAGATCTCCTACCTGGGCTACTCGTACGGCACGTACCTGGGCGCGGTGTACGCGCAGATGTTTCCCGCGCGGACCGACCGTTTCGTGCTGGACAGCGCGGTGGACCCCGCCCGGGTCTGGCGCGGCATGGGCCAGGGGTGGGCGGAGGGCACCGAGCCGGCGTTCACCCGCTGGACACGGTGGACCGCCCAGCGCCATGGCACCTACCAGCTCGGTGACACCCCGGCCGAGGTGAAAAAGACGTTCTGGGGCCTCATCGCCCGGGCCGACCGCAGTCCGATCGCGTATGAGGGCGCGAAGCGCAGCGGGGACGACATCCGTGCCGACCTGCGCACCAAGTTCTTCACCCCCAAGGCCGCGGCCGAAACGGTCGCCGCCCTGAAGAAGTCCGCCGGCAGCGAACCGGCCTCACGAGGCGCAGCAACTCCCGACCCGCAGGCGGGGAATGACAACCTCGACGCCTCTTCCTGGTCCGTGCTCTGCGGCGACACGGCGGCCTGGCCACGCGACCCCGAGCAGTACCGGCGTGACGCCATCCGGGACAAGACCAAGTACCCGATCTACGGCGACTTCGGCTCCAACATCACGCCGTGCGCGTTCTGGAACAAGCCGGCCGAGCCGGTCACGACCCTGGACAACAGCGTTGGTCTGCTCACCGTCCAGAACCAATGGGACCCTCAGACCCCCCTGGCCGGCGGCCTGAGCATGCACCGCGCTTTGAAAGGCTCGCGGATGGTGTATGTCGAGGGCGGCGAGGGCCACGGCGTCTACGCTATGCACTCGCGCCCCTGCTCCGACAATGCGGTCAACGCTTACCTGAGCACCGGAAGGCTTCCGGCGAAGGACACCACCTGCAAGGCGCCCGGCGGCCCATGA
- a CDS encoding sensor histidine kinase yields MSSSAPPAPENRATRSLFAGPGERGRHLWRAAGEAVLAAALVLLTYVVESGLDGRLGVAWAAVALGGAGTVLVLVRRRYPVVGVVGLAVLMGVAPPVALLTAVAAYTATRQMRTARRRVAVLLGAAASAMLTCAVLVPELQMGSRLFGFALGAVLAVSTVVVPGLVGTAAGQRDRLLRALQERAVAAEEARRLSDSESRMRERSRIAAEMHDLVGHRLSLVSLHAGGLEMALRKEAPELQDEAAVVRRATRDAMQELREALGVLGPLSGDIGISALTDATGTRADVEALVEESRDVGICVDLLWEGPDLDARPARVRRAVHRVVRESLTNVHRYAAGAQVTVAVQHTGERVKVRVRNGAPLSQPPVVTGLGSGRGLTGLRERVALLGGGLEAGRRLDGGFAVAADIPADPGPGAETVEAAPDDSGTVAVDEPGSGLSGHQRHIAGAVSGLLGLVGVSAMMMFGVLLVDQSRYDLGNPSPEQPRVGMSRGQVKRAVAPDDSAARAAAAGHEPRRPDSATDCLYPYAGTAAKNGRLELVRYCFRSDTLIAIDRFTVPIVTEPHRGSRTHD; encoded by the coding sequence ATGTCGTCCAGTGCCCCACCTGCGCCCGAGAACCGCGCCACCCGGAGCCTCTTTGCGGGGCCCGGGGAGCGGGGGCGGCACCTGTGGCGGGCGGCCGGTGAGGCGGTTCTGGCCGCGGCGCTCGTGCTGCTCACCTACGTGGTCGAGTCGGGGCTCGACGGCAGGCTGGGGGTGGCCTGGGCGGCGGTGGCGCTGGGCGGCGCCGGCACGGTGTTGGTGCTGGTGCGGCGCCGGTACCCGGTGGTCGGCGTGGTCGGTCTGGCCGTGCTGATGGGGGTGGCGCCCCCCGTGGCGCTGCTGACCGCGGTGGCTGCCTACACCGCGACCCGGCAGATGAGGACGGCACGGCGGAGAGTCGCGGTGCTGCTCGGGGCGGCCGCCTCGGCGATGCTGACCTGCGCGGTGTTGGTCCCCGAGCTGCAGATGGGCAGCAGGCTGTTCGGCTTTGCGCTGGGTGCGGTGCTCGCCGTCAGCACCGTCGTGGTGCCCGGGCTGGTCGGTACCGCCGCCGGGCAGCGCGACCGGCTGCTGCGGGCTTTGCAGGAGCGCGCGGTCGCCGCCGAGGAGGCGCGGCGGCTGTCCGACAGCGAGTCCCGGATGCGCGAGCGGTCGCGGATCGCCGCGGAGATGCACGATCTGGTCGGGCACCGGCTGAGCCTGGTCTCCCTGCACGCGGGCGGGCTGGAGATGGCGCTGCGCAAGGAGGCGCCCGAGCTGCAGGACGAGGCCGCCGTGGTGCGCCGTGCCACCCGTGATGCGATGCAGGAGCTGCGGGAGGCGCTGGGGGTCCTCGGGCCGCTGAGCGGAGACATCGGCATCAGCGCGCTGACCGATGCCACGGGCACCCGTGCGGACGTCGAGGCGCTGGTCGAGGAGTCGCGCGACGTCGGCATCTGCGTCGACCTGCTCTGGGAGGGGCCGGACCTCGACGCCCGGCCGGCCCGGGTGCGGCGGGCGGTGCACCGCGTGGTGCGCGAGTCGCTGACCAACGTGCACCGGTACGCGGCCGGGGCCCAGGTGACCGTGGCCGTCCAGCACACCGGCGAGCGGGTGAAGGTGCGGGTGCGCAACGGCGCTCCGCTCAGCCAACCGCCCGTCGTGACCGGGCTGGGCTCCGGGCGCGGGCTGACCGGGCTGCGGGAGCGGGTGGCGCTGCTCGGTGGCGGGCTGGAGGCCGGGCGGAGGCTCGACGGCGGCTTCGCCGTTGCGGCCGACATCCCCGCCGACCCCGGGCCCGGTGCGGAGACGGTGGAGGCGGCGCCGGACGACAGCGGAACCGTCGCCGTCGACGAGCCGGGCAGTGGGCTCTCCGGCCACCAGCGGCACATCGCCGGAGCCGTCTCCGGGTTGCTCGGACTGGTGGGGGTCAGCGCGATGATGATGTTCGGGGTCCTGCTGGTGGACCAGTCCCGCTATGACCTCGGAAACCCGAGCCCCGAACAGCCCCGGGTGGGGATGTCGCGGGGCCAGGTGAAGCGAGCCGTGGCGCCGGACGACTCCGCCGCGCGCGCGGCCGCCGCCGGGCACGAACCGCGACGCCCGGATTCCGCCACGGACTGCCTGTATCCGTACGCGGGCACAGCGGCAAAGAACGGGCGGCTGGAGCTCGTCCGCTACTGCTTCCGGTCCGACACGCTGATCGCGATCGACCGCTTCACCGTTCCGATAGTGACCGAACCGCACCGTGGGAGCAGGACGCATGACTGA
- a CDS encoding response regulator transcription factor — protein MTDQANSVGSYASSAIRVLLADDEELIRHGVRLILRHADGIEVVAEAANGAEAVRLGAEHRPDVVLLDVRMPVVDGLAAVEPLAALDPAPKVVMLTTFGDEENVLNALRAGATGFLLKDEGPQELISAVRAAAAGDAVLSPAVTGTVIRQMLSCGGAGGGAATADSRVAGLTAREREVLGMLGEGLSNLEIGRRLGIGVGTVKCHVGSILGKTGCGSRVQAALLAHQAGLMG, from the coding sequence ATGACTGACCAGGCCAACTCCGTGGGCTCGTACGCGAGTTCCGCCATCCGAGTGCTGCTCGCCGACGACGAGGAGCTGATCCGGCACGGTGTCCGGCTGATCCTCCGGCATGCCGACGGCATCGAGGTGGTGGCCGAGGCGGCGAACGGCGCCGAGGCTGTCCGGCTCGGCGCCGAGCACCGGCCCGATGTGGTGCTCCTCGACGTCCGCATGCCCGTGGTCGACGGGCTCGCGGCCGTAGAACCGCTCGCCGCCCTCGACCCCGCGCCGAAGGTGGTCATGCTCACCACCTTCGGCGACGAGGAGAACGTCCTCAACGCCCTGCGGGCGGGCGCCACCGGCTTCCTGCTCAAGGACGAGGGACCGCAGGAGCTGATCAGCGCGGTACGGGCCGCGGCCGCGGGGGACGCGGTGCTCTCGCCCGCGGTCACCGGGACCGTCATCCGGCAGATGCTGAGCTGCGGCGGGGCCGGTGGCGGGGCCGCCACCGCGGACAGCAGGGTGGCGGGGCTGACGGCCCGGGAGCGGGAGGTGCTGGGCATGCTGGGGGAGGGGCTGTCCAACCTGGAGATCGGCAGGCGGCTCGGCATCGGTGTGGGGACGGTCAAGTGCCACGTCGGCTCGATCCTGGGGAAGACGGGGTGCGGCAGCCGGGTGCAGGCGGCACTGCTGGCTCACCAGGCCGGGCTGATGGGCTGA